One Loxodonta africana isolate mLoxAfr1 chromosome 6, mLoxAfr1.hap2, whole genome shotgun sequence DNA window includes the following coding sequences:
- the TNP1 gene encoding spermatid nuclear transition protein 1, producing MSTSRKLKSHGMRRGKNRSPHKGVKRGSSKRKYRKGSLKSRKRGDDGE from the coding sequence ATGTCGACCAGCCGCAAATTAAAGAGTCATGGCATGAGGAGGGGCAAGAATCGATCTCCCCACAAGGGGGTCAAGAGAGGTAGCAGCAAAAGGAAATACCGGAAGGGCAGCCTGAAGAGTAGAAAAAGAGGCGATGATGGTGAGTGA